The Lagopus muta isolate bLagMut1 chromosome 6, bLagMut1 primary, whole genome shotgun sequence sequence CATAGAGGTCAGGTTTCTTCACGCCAGATGGGGTGTTGGGTGTTGTGggtccttccttcctcccccccacctcctcccaaaATGTCCCCTAGCCAGGTGGCAGCAGATTGCAGCCTCCTGCCTGCCGGAACAGCAGGAAATGGCTTAAAGCAGAGGAGATTTCAGCCCACATCTCCTCAGGAGGTCTTTCTGCAGGGACATTTTCTTTGTAGAGATTTGTTCCTTAATGCTGCGAGCACTCTTGTGGTTCTCAAAGTGAACGTGTGCAGAAGTAGCATTTAAAAGATTCCTGCTCCTGGTGTTGTTTTGTGATACCAAAAGGCTTGATTTTTCATGGGAAATCAGCCAGCCTGCAAATTTCAGGTGGTACATCTGGGTGTTTCTGCCATTGGAATCAAGTGCACAGCGTGATGTTCGTTTAAGATGGTAAATGTGTAGAGTGTCCAACTTATAGCTGGAGGAAATTTTTCCCTCGTTATGTGGATTTGAAAGCAGTGCCTCTAAAAGCACTATCCAGAGGTTTATTTTCCAGTCACGAGGCTTTACTTCCTTCCTAGAATTGTTTTGACAGTACGGCATTCCCAGCCAAAAGCTTATTGAAAAAGTTTTAAACTCAGAATTCGTGGCAGTAATTTAAAGTAGAATGTATTGCAGGGCTGTTGGGTTTATCCAAAACCGAATGTTTTTACGTACACAAAGGATTCAGAGAGGGGATTTTTCCTgggcagttttgtttttgctgttctcCCCAGAATCCACCAGCAGTGGAGCAGATGTTAGGAGCCGCTTTGCCTACAGAGCActcttggattttgttttccttatttcccCGTATTCTTGCCATCTCTCCCAAACTGCCTTTCGTAGCCATTTGCTGTCCCAGTCCCACTACTACGTTATTTGTTCATGTTTATCTCTGGTTGTTTCTCATAcgctccctgcagcaggtgtGTGATGCAGCAGGTATCAACTGCGCTTctacttttttcctgtttcttcattGTGACGTGTTGTTTTTCAGCAGAGTATGGATGTCTTTTccatgaaaagctgaaaaattgcATTCCTCAAAACCATTCATTCCCTGTGGTTTTCCAGCAGATTGCCTTTTCCAAGTAACTGCCACGTTTTCCAAAATACAACTCTCAGTCCTGATGGTAAGGAGTAGGTGAATAGAAGGATGGAGTGTTGTCTTTTGCCCCTAGAGAATATGCAGAATGGAGCCGTTCTtgacaaagaaacagaaaacaagaaacaaaaacaagccagccaaaaaaaacaacctcctTGTGACTGGTGCACAGGGTTGTTCCATCAATAATATATAACCCTTTGTTCATTTAACACATACATAAGCAGTGGCATTATTAATAAACCACAGTGGTATCAGGAATCTGTGTCACCCCACTACTTGCAGTAAACATCTAATCATGGGATACTTGAACGTTCAAGCATAAGCTCTTGATGAGGCTGGAGTACAGCTGAATAAATACTGTGCTGTTGGGCCATACCTGCTTGATCTGAGCAcgttctgtttaaaaacaacagcaatgtTCACCacttctttcaggaaaaaaaaatattacattttataGTTTTCATTGACTTTAAAGCAATccataattttatttctcctgcaTCAGATTTATCCAgctatatattttctatttgtcGTGACTGACGGGTTGAGTTACCTGAAATCTGCTTCTGCCAGTGGCAATTCAGAGAGAGATGGGGTGCCAGGAAGGAGTTAAGGAGCCAGAAGATTCATACTGCAGCACTGGCTGAGTGCAGAAGATTGTTCTCCTGGGGAGTTCAGATAGGAGCTCTGGGATGGGTGCTGCAAATCCATAATGCCTCCTTGTCAAGTACTGCTGCTATTGACTTAGCTAAAAAGCATTTAACACCCGCTTTGCCTTTTCTGGTCATAAACATTTCCAGATTAGATATGAAATCTGCctcactgtgttttgtttttgaagtgctTTTTGTAAATGCTCAAGGTTTCCATAGCAACTGGTGCCATTTGTTTAAACTGGAGCTCACCGGCCTGTCCTCCTgcacctcactgctgctgggatCCTGCAGCTATCACTCGTTTTCTTGGCATACCTGGGAGTGACTCGTGAGTACTGCGTAGTGGCTCACCAGCAGGTCTCTGTAAAAACGTGGGCCCTTCCCAGAGGGCCATCGCTCAGTAGGATGACAGATGTGGGCTTCCTCGCTTGCTGACCTGTTTGATTTACCTCCTCTTCCTGTGCACCATTCTGTGCAGCTTTAGATCGCTGTGTGATCTCCCTGTGAGAGCAGCACCCGGGCTGGCTGGCAGCTCTCTGGCTGCCCACACGATGAGGATGTGTCTTTGTGCATTAGAAGATGGGTTTGGTGcatctttcctttgctttaagTGAAGGAAGTGGGGAGCAAATTGAAGGCTGTTACCAGAAAACTGAGCAGAGGTCCGTCACAAGGCTGCCACTTGGCTTAGGTTCCCCAAGAGGAACAGAGCCAGCTTGTGCTCCTATTGCTCAGGAGGGTTTTCTATGGCTGAGCAAGACTTCAGGGATCACCCAGTCAGATGGTACTCAACCAAGAGCAATTCCTGCCTGTGCAACACATGCCGGTGTTTTTATCCTTAGAATGGAGCTGGTTTTTGTCTTAATTACTTACAAACAGGCTTAAAAGGAGAGGGTAGAGGAAAGGACAAGTTTGTTCTGCTGAAGTACGTGGGTTCTCTGCAGTGGCTGTAGCCACAGAAGGAACTGGGAGTTGATAGTTGGAAAGGTGGATCCCAGCTTAGGGTTTTTAACCTGAAGTGTTTAAAAcatgagagaagcagcagatcCCCCCAGATATCAGCTCCTGTTGTCGAGTCATGCTCCCATCGTGTATCCTTGCGTGCTGCTGCGTCTGCAGCggtgctgggggagctgcagcctgccctGACCCCATCAGCCCAAACAGAGGAAACTCGCATAGCAGTTTCCGTCAGGGAACATTTTGCAGCTCTTCTTGAAAACAATGAGCTGTATTACCCCATTAATTAGAAGTAGAGTGATGACAGCCAAACGCTGTTATCCTGTGGCTGCTACTGAAGTACTGGCTTCATTTCAGCTATGACTTTATAACTAAAATAATTCAAAGAATAACGCGGTGTATTTCTGTGAGGAGCATTAATGCATTCAAACTTTCTGGTCTCTACGTTGTCCAGTGGGTAGAAGGAAGCATTACAAGTTACGGTGGCACAAAGCACATGAGAAGTCAGGCTGGGCCGCAGGCTGgctgagggagcagcagggtCAGTGCGCTGGGACTCAGCACAGCcagggtgctgctgcctgcttgccACAGGTGACAGTGGCTGTGCACCTCCAGCTGACAGGCTCTAATCAGGCTTCCAAAGGGCCTCGTGTAGCCTGCACACCTCATCAGAGATGAGCAGCGCCGGGCCCTGTGCACAAGGATGACCTCAGCTCTGCACTATGTGACACAACCACCCCACCATGGGAGCCCCCTGGCAGCAGGCTCTGCCATCCCGGCGGTGAGGTCGCGTTTCAGCACCAGGAGCACCCAGATTAAAGGCATGATTTAAGCCGCCGGAATAAATATAGTTGTTACATTAGCGCATTGCAGGCCTAACTTGGGGGATTATGtcacaggatattttttttcaaattgtcTCAACTAAAAACTTCAGGCTTCCTGGTTATTGCCATGGTGATGTTGCTCCCAGCTCAACACTGAAATTTCCCGGAACCGTTTATAATCCCGCCTGCTCAGGTACCTGAAAGGTTTTACCTGAAAGGAAACTTTTGTGTTTGTGCTGAACATACTTggagggcagctggggctgctaATGCTGAATTTCTCGGCAAGGCCTGGGATCCTCTGGTGCTGAGTTTGTTGCTAGCACAGATGCATTCACCGGGCTTGGTGTGGGTGTGAGGTGCCCTGCCCACCACCAGCACGTCTGGGTTGCTGTAGGGAAGAGCTCAGCCCCAGAGACCCATGGACGAAGGCCCTGGCCTTGGTGTGGTTGTGATGGCAGAGCCGAGATCCAGGGATGGGTCTACTCTAAGCCTTGTTGTGCACTTTGGGCTCAGGGGATGCATTTAGCCACTGAGATCAaccaaaagctttttctcttaTTAAGTTAATTGTATCTCCCAGTACAAAGGCTTCAGACTAAGCCTGGCCTTGAGGTTACTGCAAGCAGCCAAGGAACATGCTTGCAGCCAGATGTCTCCTCACATCGAGGCTGGAGCgttgctggcagtgctgccctaTGTTGCCCATACCTCACTCCCAGCCCCATGTtctggagccaggctgcagtgGGACTGCCCTTGCTCAGCTCCTTACCAGGCCTCAGCAATATTCTGTGTGGGTGAAGCTGCCAGAGGGTGTCTGAGTGGACTGTTCTCACATTTGCCCTGCATAGGGAACAGCTGAGCCACATCAGGTTCTATCtccctccttctttccttttctgcttctaCCTAGCTCTGTCCCCATCGCTGCCCTATGTGACCCTATGCTATGCTGCCCTATGCCCTATGCTGCTGGCTTATTCTGTGACCCCTTGGCTTGAGCGGCTCTGAGGTGTGGTTGCAGCCTCTGCTCATTTATAGCATTTATTTCAGCTCAGTGCTACGTGTATGCCATTTCTTGTCTGTGGCTCTGTTTGTGCATCACCAGTGTGGCCAAGACTGCGGGGAATGGAAAATTTTAGGATCCCTCGGATAAGTGGACATAGGGTCAACCGAAGCAGGTACTTAACCCTGCTTAAACGCATCAAAAGGGGCAGAAGTGGGAGGAGATCTGTGCGATGGTCTCTGAATGGTGGTGCTACGCGGTCTCCATAGTTTATTGTGGCGTTGGGGTGCCTTATCCCGGCCCGGAGCTGGGCTTGTCCCGAACGCAGCGCTGAGGGGCTGAGCGCCGGACCCGCGGCTCTCAGTCGGGGGGCCGAGGGCGGTGCGGTGCGGATCGGGGCGCGCCGCCCCGCGCTCTCGCAGCGCCCCGTTCCCCCGCGGCCGGAGGGCGGTGGAGGAGAGGCGGCGCCGGGGGCGGGGGGCCGGGGCGGTGCcaggcggcggggccgcgggtGGGCTCCGCCGCCGCCGAGCGTGCTCCCGCGTGGGCACCGCCGCTCTATATAACGGCAGCGGGCGCAGCCGGCTCGGATGAGGCAGGCGGGACGCGCTCCGATCGCATCGCGTCGCACCGCATCGGATCGCCCGGCACCGCGCCGCTTTCGGCACCGCGCCGCTCGTCGACCGCTCCTCGGCTCCGCGGCGCTCCCGCTCCCTCTCCGCTCCGGCACCGTCGCCCGGCACGGCCGAGGCAGCTCCCCCCGCTCCGCCGGCCCCGGCCCCCGCGGCGGGCGGCCCCGCGGGCGGCAGGATGGCCGCCAAACCCGCCGAGCTGCTGGGCGTCTGCTCTAGCTACCAGGCGGTGATGCCGCACTTCGTCTGCGTGGCCGAGGAGttcccgccgcccgcccgcccggcccggcccgcccgcGGCAAGGCACGGCGGCCGCGGCAGTCGCGCTTCAAGACGCAGCCGGTGACTTTCGACGAGATtcaggaggtggaggaggagggggtGTCCCccatggaggaggagaaggccAAGAAGTCCTTCCTGCAGTCGCTGGAGTGCCTGCGGCGCAGCACCCAGAACCTCAGCCTGCAGCGGGACCGCCTGGGCAGCTGCCGCCTGCGCAACAGCCTCGACTCCAGCGACTCGGACTCGGCCCTTTGAGGGGCGGCTCGGCTGGGCTCGGCTCGGCGGgacccggcccggcccgcggACTGCacccggcggcggcggggacCCGGCGGTGGGAGGTTCCGCTGCCTGCCGGGTCGCGGTGTTTTCTGAGAAAGCGCTTGTACCTTCGTTTCTATTTGATCGTATGAAACTCTCcgtctaaaagaaaaaaaaaaaaaaaaaaaaaaatcttttctatcCGTTAGAAGAAATGAGCTGTTTTAGATGCATTGAGCTGCCGgactttatatttatttttgcatttagaCTGTCGACTGCATTAATTTAATATGTTTCTACCTGAATGTCTGTTATTATTTCCATAAAAGAGTAATAAAATCCGATATATTTGCACAGTATCCCCGGGCCGTCCTTATTGCGGTGCCCTG is a genomic window containing:
- the C6H11orf96 gene encoding uncharacterized protein C11orf96 homolog is translated as MAAKPAELLGVCSSYQAVMPHFVCVAEEFPPPARPARPARGKARRPRQSRFKTQPVTFDEIQEVEEEGVSPMEEEKAKKSFLQSLECLRRSTQNLSLQRDRLGSCRLRNSLDSSDSDSAL